Proteins encoded together in one Mugil cephalus isolate CIBA_MC_2020 chromosome 16, CIBA_Mcephalus_1.1, whole genome shotgun sequence window:
- the LOC125022380 gene encoding LOW QUALITY PROTEIN: NLR family CARD domain-containing protein 3-like (The sequence of the model RefSeq protein was modified relative to this genomic sequence to represent the inferred CDS: inserted 1 base in 1 codon): protein METERSKAPPVDSKHGQQSADPGRILQQKHDSPEHSCVSMKSDRSMDQPHNFKDGHQSDDPGIYQQRPDPSGITAVSMKSDWSMDKRIDFKDGQKSADPGLQQQISVVSSHQSEQQHHKDLDSIFMLLEENMVSFMKKELKKIQKVVSPDYPEYSESQREDEEVLEDEDEEQRRSSRDLLVKMAVNFLRRMKQEELADCLQSRTVAAECGRKVKSSLKEKFQCVFEGIAKAGNSTLLNEIYTELYITEGGTAEVNDEHEVRQIETASRKPHRPETSIRQEDLFKASPGRHGPIRRVMTKGVAGIGKTVLTQKFTLDWAEDKANQDILFIFPLTFRELNVVKERKFSLVELVHHFFTETKEAGICSFEDFQVVFIFDGLDECRLPLDFHKTEILTDVTESTSVDVLLTNLIRGKLLPSARLWITTRPAAANQIPPECVDMVTEVRGFTEPQKEEYFRKRFRGEEQASSIISHXPVFCWITATVLEDVLETREGGELPKTLTEMYIHFLVVQAKVKKVKYDGGAETDPHWSPESRKMIKPLGKLAFDQLQKGNLIFYESDLTECGIDIRAASVYSGVFTQIFKEERGLYQDKVFCFVHLSVQEFLAALHVHLTFINSGVNLMEEQQTTSLWSKLFRNKPEPTHLHQSAVDKALQSPNGHLDLFLRFLLGLSLQTNQTLLRGLLTQTGSSSQTNQETVQYIKEKISENVSAERSINLFHCLNELNHGSLVEEIQQSLRSGRLSTDKLSPAQWSALGFILLSSGEDLDEFDLKKYSDSEEALLRLLPVVKASNKALLSSCNLSERSCEALSSVLSSQSSSLRELDLSNNNLQDSGVKLLSAGLESPHCKLETLSLSGCLITEEGCSSLASALSSNPSHLRELDLSYNHPGDKGVKLLSAGLEDPLWRLDTLRMDHGGEQRLKPGLMKYFCQLEVDTNSVGRNLKLSDNNRKVTCVKEKQPYPDHPDRFKSWPQLLCRNVVTGRCYWEVEWRGEVYISVSYRGIRRRGNINDCLFGYNDQSWSLFCSDDGYYVRHNNREISISSSSVSHRVSVYVDCPAGTLSFYRVSSNKLIHLHTFNTTFTQPLYPGFIVLFPGSSVSLCSL from the exons ATGGAGACTGAGCGCTCTAAGGCTCCACCTGTTGATTCCAAACATGGACAGCAGTCTGCTGATCCAGG gaggatccttcaacagaaacatgattctcctgaacacagctgtgtgtccatgaagagtgaccgGTCTATGGATCAACCTCATAACTTCAAAGATGGACACCAGTCTGATGATCCAGG gatCTATCAGCAAAGACCAGATCCCTCTGGAATCACagctgtgtccatgaagagtgactggtccatGGATAAACGTATTGACTTCAAAGATGGACAGAAGTCTGCTGATCCAGG acttCAGCAGCAGATCTCAGTGGTTTCCAGTCATcagtctgagcagcagcatcacaaagacCTGGACTCCATATTCATG ctgctggaggagaacatggtcagttttatgaagaaggagctgaagaagatccagaaggttgtgagtccagattacccagaatactcagagagtcagagggaggatgaggaggtgttggaggatgaggatgaagagcagaggaggagcagcagagatttattggTGAAGATggcagtgaacttcctgaggcgaatgaagcaggaggagctggctgactgtctgcagagca gaactgttgctgcagagtgtggacgtaaagttaaatctagtctgaaggagaagttccagtgtgtgtttgaggggattgctaaagctggaaactcaacccttctgaatgagatctacacagagctctacatcacagagggagggactgcagaggtcaatgatgaacacgaggtcagacagattgaaacagcatccaggaaaccacacagaccagaaacaagcatcagacaagaagacctctttaaagcctcacctggaagacatggaccaatcagaagagttatgacaaagggagtggctggcattgggaaaacagtcttaacacagaagttcactctggactgggctgaagacaaagccaaccaggacatcctcttcatatttccattgactttcagagagctgaatgtggtgaaagagagaaagttcagcttggtggaacttgttcatcacttcttcactgaaaccaaagaagcaggaatctgcagctttgaagacttccaggttgtgttcatctttgacggtctggatgagtgtcgacttcctctggacttccacaagactgagatcctgactgatgttacagagtccacctcagtggatgtgctgctgacaaacctcatcagggggaaactgcttccctctgctcgcctctggataaccacacgacctgcagcagccaatcagatccctcctgagtgtgttgacatggtgacagaggtcagaggctTCACTGagccccagaaggaggagtacttcaggaagaggttcagaggtgaggagcaggccagcagcatcatctccc atccagtcttctgctggatcactgctacagttctggaggatgtgttggaaaccagagagggaggagagctgcccaagaccctgactgagatgtacatccacttcctggtggttcaggccaaagtcaagaaggtcaagtatgatggaggagctgagacagatccacactggagtccagagagcaggaagatgattaagcctctgggaaaactggcttttgatcagctgcagaaaggaaacctgatcttctatgaatcagacctgacagagtgtggcatcgatatcagagcagcctcagtgtactcaggagtgttcacacagatctttaaagaggagagaggcctgtaccaggacaaggtgttctgctttgtccatctgagcgttcaggagtttctggctgctcttcatgtccatctgaccttcatcaactctggtgtcaacctgatggaagaacaacaaactacatctctgTGGTCTAAACTATTTAGAAACAAACCTGAACCAACACatctccatcagagtgctgtggacaaggccttacagagtccaaatggacacctggacttgttcctccgcttcctcctgggtctttcactgcagaccaatcagactctcctacgaggcctgctgacacagacaggaagtagctcacagaccaatcaggaaacagtccagtacatcaaggagaagatcagtgagaatgtgtctgcagagagaagcatcaatctgttccactgtctgaatgaactgaatcatggttctctagtggaggagatccaacagtccctgagatcaggacgtctctccacagataaactgtctcctgctcagtggtcagctctgggcttcatcttactgtcatcaggagaagatctggatgagtttgacctgaagaaatactctgattcagaggaggctcttctgaggctgctgccagtggtcaaagcctccaacaaagctct gctgagcagctgtaacctctcagagagaagctgtgaagctctgtcctcagttctcagctcccagtcctccagtctgagagagctggacctgagtaacaacaacctgcaggattcaggagtgaagctgctgtctgctggactggagagtcctcactgtaaactggaaactctcag tctgtcaggttgtctgatcacagaggaaggatgttcttctctggcctcagctctgagctccaacccctcccatctgagagagctggacctgagctacaaccatccaggagacaagggagtgaagctgctgtctgctggactggaggatccactctggagactggacactctcag GATGGACCATGGTGGAGAGCAGAGGTTAAAACCTGGTCTGATGAAGT atttCTGTCAACTTGAAGTCGACACAAACTCAGTCGGTAGAAACCTCAAACTAtctgacaacaacaggaaggtgacatgtgtgaaggagaagcagccatatcctgatcatccagacagatttaaGTCATGGCCTCAGCTGCtgtgtagaaatgttgtgactggtcgatgttactgggaggttgagtggagaggagaggtttatatatcagtgagttacagaggaatcagaaggagaggaaacatAAATGACTGTTTGTTTGGATATAATGATCAGTCCTGGAGTCTGTTCTGCTCTGATGATGGTTACTATGTCCGTCACAATAACAGAGAAATATCcatctcctcgtcctctgtctctcacagaGTCTCAGTGTATGTGGACTGTCCTGCTGgaactctgtccttctacagagtctcctctaacaaactgatccacctccacaccttcaacaccacattcactcaACCTCTCTATCCTGGATTTATAGTCTTGTTTCCTggttcctcagtgtctctgtgttctctgtag